The following proteins are co-located in the Fibrobacter sp. UWEL genome:
- a CDS encoding flavodoxin: MKKFFSVFGSIAIAACLTACNEQKTEPAQKMDAAQPASSKNLVIYYSQGGTTKKVAEEFAKQLNAGSVELKLVKDYPSTYDSTIVAVRGERESKQWPALQNPKVDLAAYDTIYVGAPIMFGFYAPPMYTFLDSNDLSGKVVVPFCTYGSGGRLASAKELKALEPNANVVLSYGISNRRANNPEVNLAEEIEKHIAAVRAGTDEEAFVGAYGDLRVPSEEDLAVFAEATKDYGYLNLTPISVASQVVAGMNYVFTCNMKAFGEEMPAWVKIFKPLPGRGPAQLISVDK; this comes from the coding sequence ATGAAAAAGTTCTTCAGTGTTTTTGGATCCATCGCTATTGCCGCATGCCTTACCGCCTGCAACGAACAGAAAACAGAACCTGCTCAAAAGATGGATGCTGCACAACCTGCATCTTCCAAGAATCTCGTGATTTACTATTCGCAGGGTGGAACCACCAAGAAGGTGGCTGAAGAATTTGCCAAGCAGCTGAACGCGGGTTCTGTGGAGTTGAAGCTGGTGAAAGATTATCCCTCCACTTATGACAGCACCATTGTGGCTGTCCGCGGGGAACGCGAATCCAAACAGTGGCCCGCTCTTCAGAATCCCAAGGTGGACCTTGCCGCTTACGATACCATCTACGTGGGCGCTCCCATCATGTTTGGCTTCTATGCGCCGCCCATGTACACCTTCCTGGATTCCAATGACCTGAGTGGAAAGGTGGTGGTGCCTTTCTGCACTTACGGAAGCGGCGGCCGTCTGGCTAGTGCCAAGGAGTTAAAGGCTCTGGAACCCAATGCCAATGTGGTTCTTTCCTATGGTATTTCCAATCGCCGCGCTAATAATCCCGAAGTGAATTTGGCTGAAGAAATTGAAAAGCACATCGCTGCAGTTCGTGCCGGTACGGATGAGGAAGCTTTCGTAGGCGCTTATGGCGACTTGCGTGTTCCCTCCGAAGAAGATCTGGCTGTATTTGCGGAAGCTACGAAGGATTATGGCTACTTGAACTTAACGCCCATTAGCGTTGCATCTCAGGTGGTTGCTGGGATGAATTACGTTTTCACCTGCAATATGAAAGCCTTCGGTGAGGAAATGCCTGCCTGGGTGAAAATCTTCAAGCCCCTGCCTGGCCGTGGCCCTGCCCAGCTCATCAGCGTGGATAAGTGA
- a CDS encoding TetR/AcrR family transcriptional regulator, producing the protein MSTKEVLLQQALILFRKEGYDATGVQKVADAAGVGKPTLYHYFGNKRGLLNAVLTTNLESFWNQFNAAVTYDHDIVKTLENVARVYFDLAKRNPEFYAWFSTMVNTPDEGDIHDEVKPLYEKQLNALMELFLAASQDHGNMKGRHQRYAYSFLGVINSSVQAHLNGLIKLTDREAFDICHQFMYGIFS; encoded by the coding sequence ATGAGTACGAAAGAAGTTTTGTTACAGCAGGCCCTGATCCTTTTCCGTAAGGAAGGTTACGACGCTACCGGCGTGCAGAAAGTTGCGGACGCCGCAGGCGTTGGCAAGCCCACGCTGTACCATTACTTCGGGAACAAGCGAGGTCTCCTGAATGCCGTACTCACCACAAACCTGGAAAGTTTCTGGAACCAGTTCAACGCCGCCGTCACATACGATCACGATATCGTCAAGACTCTGGAAAACGTCGCTCGCGTCTACTTCGATCTGGCCAAGCGAAATCCCGAATTTTACGCCTGGTTTTCCACCATGGTGAACACGCCTGACGAAGGGGACATCCACGACGAAGTGAAGCCTCTTTACGAAAAACAGCTGAACGCACTGATGGAACTGTTCCTTGCCGCAAGTCAAGATCACGGCAACATGAAAGGCCGCCACCAGCGTTACGCCTACTCTTTCCTGGGAGTCATCAACTCCAGCGTGCAGGCCCATCTAAACGGGCTCATTAAACTGACAGACCGCGAAGCCTTCGACATCTGCCATCAGTTTATGTACGGAATTTTCTCCTAA
- a CDS encoding alpha-amylase family glycosyl hydrolase yields the protein MRPNHIYHVFPLGALRNGNIRELTSIIPHMQSLRMDSIMLGPIFKSETHGYDVTDMYQVDPRLGNNEDLKQMVRDFHEAGFHVYLDAVWNHSSRHHFAYKDLREKGRNSPYAAWYRNPNFDKPNLCGDTFTVDCWAGFQELPAFNLQNPEVERELIHCAEYWMDEFDIDGVRLDAAENMDLGFLKHLADACHRKRPDFWMMGEVVFGDPTRWLDAGLNSVTNYQTYKSLWSSINDGNMFELAYNLNRFFDDKSGICRNSRLQLFNENHDVSRIYSVLKNKADNYLQHFLFYTLPGVPTLYYGEEFGLDATKGGSDDWNLRPAMHVENGNILFEGSLGETQAKSRPGKENLLAVIRHLASVRQDSSALREGGYQQEFVHSRQLAFWRTHQDGDVLVVANLQDAPVQFEIDLRKHFGCGSIPPKWADLMNPHKTLIPSGGSSTRILTLQIPSKWGCILIPSGI from the coding sequence ATGAGGCCAAACCATATTTACCACGTTTTCCCTCTAGGGGCTTTAAGGAACGGCAACATCCGCGAACTCACTAGCATCATCCCCCACATGCAAAGTCTGCGAATGGATTCCATTATGCTGGGGCCCATTTTCAAGAGCGAAACCCACGGTTACGACGTGACGGATATGTACCAGGTCGACCCGCGCCTGGGAAACAACGAGGATTTGAAACAGATGGTCCGCGACTTCCATGAGGCGGGTTTCCATGTGTATCTGGATGCGGTATGGAATCATTCCTCCCGACATCATTTTGCTTATAAGGACCTGCGGGAGAAGGGGCGAAACTCTCCCTACGCCGCCTGGTACAGAAACCCAAATTTTGACAAGCCCAACCTTTGCGGCGATACATTTACGGTAGACTGCTGGGCCGGTTTCCAGGAACTGCCCGCGTTCAACCTGCAGAATCCCGAGGTGGAGCGGGAGCTGATCCATTGTGCGGAATACTGGATGGACGAATTCGACATTGACGGAGTTCGCCTGGACGCCGCCGAGAATATGGACCTTGGATTCCTGAAACATCTGGCTGACGCTTGCCACCGGAAGCGACCCGATTTCTGGATGATGGGAGAAGTTGTATTCGGCGATCCCACGCGATGGCTAGACGCCGGCCTGAATTCCGTCACCAACTACCAGACTTACAAATCCCTCTGGAGTTCCATCAACGATGGAAACATGTTTGAACTGGCTTACAACCTGAATCGATTCTTTGATGATAAGAGCGGAATCTGCAGGAATTCCAGGCTCCAGTTATTTAACGAGAATCATGACGTGAGCCGCATTTACAGCGTACTGAAAAATAAGGCGGACAACTACCTGCAACACTTTTTATTCTATACGCTGCCAGGCGTTCCCACGCTCTACTATGGCGAGGAATTCGGGCTGGACGCAACGAAAGGCGGGAGCGATGACTGGAATTTAAGACCCGCCATGCACGTAGAGAATGGCAACATTCTGTTCGAAGGCTCCCTCGGGGAAACTCAGGCCAAGTCCCGTCCCGGCAAGGAAAATCTTCTTGCAGTTATACGCCATCTGGCAAGCGTCCGGCAAGATTCCAGCGCCCTTCGGGAAGGCGGCTACCAGCAGGAATTTGTACATTCGCGACAGCTGGCTTTCTGGCGCACCCATCAGGACGGAGACGTTCTGGTTGTCGCCAACCTGCAGGATGCGCCCGTCCAATTCGAGATAGACCTGCGGAAGCATTTCGGGTGCGGCAGTATTCCCCCGAAATGGGCGGACCTCATGAATCCTCACAAGACCTTGATTCCCAGCGGGGGTTCAAGCACTCGCATTCTCACCCTGCAAATTCCGTCCAAGTGGGGATGCATCCTTATACCTAGTGGTATATAA
- the sstT gene encoding serine/threonine transporter SstT, translating into MKRLVKKWVELSLIIRIVAGLILGATLGLLAPQISAIGILGTIFVGALKGAAPILVFALVASSIAGAGDGIGSRFRRVIILYIISSLSAAAIAALGSEIFPVSMKLSISAAEGAAPSGIGEVLTNLVKNCVQNPVAALAGANYIGILFWSIVFGFALKKLPADHCITVITDTSAAITQVIRWIIQMAPFGIMGLVFSSVSENGMSIFADYGKLLALLVGCMLVVGLILNPLIVGIYLRKNPYPLVFRCLRDSGITAFFTRSSAANVPVNMALCERLGLEKDFYSVSIPLGCTINMCGAAVTIAVMTLAVANTLGIHVDFPTACILCIMSAFGACGASGVAGGSLFLIPMTCSILGISGDISMQAVAVGFILGVVQDSMETALNSSSDVIFTATAEYRHRQKQGNNI; encoded by the coding sequence ATGAAACGCCTTGTAAAGAAATGGGTTGAGCTCAGCCTCATTATCCGAATTGTCGCCGGTCTCATTCTTGGCGCTACACTTGGATTGTTGGCACCGCAAATCAGCGCCATCGGCATTCTAGGCACGATCTTTGTCGGCGCACTAAAGGGCGCAGCCCCAATTCTTGTTTTCGCCTTGGTAGCAAGTTCCATCGCTGGTGCCGGAGATGGCATCGGAAGTCGTTTCCGCCGAGTTATCATCCTTTACATCATCAGTTCCCTTAGTGCCGCCGCCATCGCCGCTCTTGGCAGCGAGATTTTCCCCGTCAGCATGAAACTTTCCATTTCCGCAGCAGAAGGTGCAGCCCCAAGCGGCATAGGAGAAGTACTCACCAATCTAGTCAAGAACTGCGTACAGAACCCCGTTGCGGCTCTTGCAGGAGCAAACTACATCGGTATACTCTTCTGGTCCATTGTATTCGGATTCGCCTTAAAGAAACTCCCCGCCGACCACTGCATCACCGTCATTACCGATACATCCGCCGCAATCACCCAAGTCATCCGCTGGATTATCCAGATGGCACCCTTCGGCATTATGGGCCTGGTATTTTCTTCTGTTTCCGAAAACGGTATGAGCATCTTCGCGGACTATGGTAAACTGCTTGCCCTGTTGGTAGGCTGCATGCTGGTTGTCGGCCTGATTCTAAATCCCCTCATTGTCGGGATCTACCTACGCAAGAATCCCTATCCGCTTGTTTTCCGTTGCCTCCGCGACAGCGGCATCACGGCATTCTTCACCCGCAGTTCGGCTGCAAATGTTCCCGTAAACATGGCACTCTGTGAACGTCTAGGCCTGGAAAAAGACTTCTATTCCGTTTCTATTCCCCTAGGCTGTACAATCAACATGTGCGGCGCTGCCGTAACCATCGCAGTCATGACACTGGCTGTAGCAAACACCTTGGGAATCCACGTTGATTTTCCCACCGCATGCATCCTTTGCATCATGAGTGCCTTCGGCGCCTGTGGAGCATCTGGTGTTGCCGGCGGATCCCTGTTCCTCATTCCCATGACCTGCTCCATTCTTGGAATCAGCGGAGACATTTCCATGCAGGCCGTTGCCGTAGGCTTTATCCTGGGCGTTGTACAGGACTCCATGGAAACCGCCCTGAATTCCAGCAGCGACGTCATCTTTACAGCCACTGCAGAATACCGTCACCGACAGAAACAGGGTAACAACATCTAA
- a CDS encoding PolC-type DNA polymerase III, which yields MKFAVVDLETTGGTPENGRITEVGIVLLDDFEVVGTYQKLLDPGMPIQPFVVKLTGITDEMVSGQPQFNDVAEEIAELIQDRIFVAHNVQFDCKFLCAEMRRACIKLNPPRLCTVKLSRKFFPGFPSYSLHNLIESLELPDFNHHRALADAMAAAEILKLCLQKVGPEKLRKEIRNIPKGKTL from the coding sequence ATGAAATTCGCCGTAGTCGATTTGGAAACCACTGGCGGTACTCCTGAAAATGGACGCATTACCGAAGTGGGTATTGTCCTGTTGGATGATTTTGAAGTTGTTGGAACCTACCAGAAATTGCTGGACCCGGGAATGCCCATCCAGCCCTTTGTGGTAAAACTCACCGGCATTACGGATGAAATGGTTTCCGGCCAGCCCCAGTTTAACGATGTGGCAGAAGAAATCGCGGAACTGATTCAGGATCGAATCTTCGTGGCGCACAATGTGCAGTTCGATTGCAAGTTCCTTTGTGCGGAAATGCGTCGGGCCTGCATCAAGCTGAATCCGCCCCGCCTCTGCACCGTCAAACTTTCCCGCAAGTTCTTCCCGGGATTCCCCAGCTACAGCTTGCACAATCTCATAGAATCTCTGGAACTTCCGGATTTCAATCATCACCGCGCATTAGCAGACGCTATGGCCGCCGCAGAAATTCTGAAGCTATGCCTCCAGAAAGTCGGCCCCGAAAAACTCCGCAAGGAAATCCGCAACATCCCTAAGGGTAAAACGCTTTAA
- a CDS encoding glycoside hydrolase family 3 N-terminal domain-containing protein: MNLRATVTLVFGMFCAGLAQDSSATQEVAIPTALDSAVMQVQPDTAGSPESTASTEESAVSESVEGNNVAENNVAATADCNEAETPYNLPCELMPLWNSMTIKQKAAQMVMVYMTPADFMLKHEFGGYLVMKNHLKDLEKFKKNIETVNREMKIPPVVAVDQEGGRVNRIGNIDPKWERTPSAKAMRKMSEDSIRNIAAQIGQELHKLGINMNLAPVLDPSKDSRGKQSFMEESHRSWGFDTTNAPKVRAFVQGMRESGIICVSKHFPGYDSWTNSDHQIAISATPKKSISKNIAFFKTLANDIPVTMMSSVRFVRVSNRPAVFEPQIVKRARMMSPETVILTDDLWGVSLRAWISGTERVKGKNYPAKDFKKLVQTALTSGNDMFMTTFPKKGVDMINYLSVMALQNAKYRKRVEESCARILKMKHKAGLI; encoded by the coding sequence ATGAATCTTAGAGCAACTGTTACATTGGTGTTTGGAATGTTCTGCGCAGGACTTGCGCAGGATTCTTCTGCTACGCAGGAAGTTGCAATTCCTACTGCTCTGGATAGCGCCGTTATGCAGGTGCAGCCTGATACTGCAGGCTCTCCAGAGTCAACCGCCAGCACGGAAGAATCCGCGGTCAGCGAATCCGTCGAGGGGAATAACGTCGCGGAAAATAACGTCGCGGCCACTGCGGATTGCAACGAGGCAGAAACGCCTTACAACCTTCCCTGCGAGCTGATGCCCTTATGGAATTCCATGACCATCAAGCAGAAGGCTGCCCAGATGGTGATGGTCTACATGACCCCTGCCGACTTTATGCTGAAGCACGAATTTGGCGGCTACCTGGTGATGAAAAACCACTTGAAGGATCTGGAAAAGTTCAAGAAGAACATTGAGACCGTCAATCGTGAAATGAAGATTCCTCCCGTAGTTGCCGTAGACCAGGAAGGCGGCCGCGTGAATCGAATCGGAAACATCGATCCTAAGTGGGAACGTACCCCTAGCGCAAAAGCCATGCGCAAGATGAGCGAAGATTCCATTCGAAATATCGCAGCACAAATTGGGCAGGAGCTTCACAAGCTGGGTATCAACATGAACCTGGCTCCGGTACTGGACCCGTCCAAAGACAGCCGCGGGAAGCAGTCCTTTATGGAAGAGTCCCACAGGTCCTGGGGTTTTGATACCACAAATGCACCTAAGGTTAGAGCCTTCGTGCAGGGCATGCGAGAAAGCGGAATCATTTGCGTGTCCAAGCATTTCCCGGGATATGACTCCTGGACCAATAGCGACCACCAGATTGCCATTAGTGCCACTCCCAAGAAAAGCATTTCCAAGAACATTGCTTTTTTCAAGACGTTGGCCAATGATATTCCCGTCACCATGATGAGTAGCGTGCGATTTGTCCGCGTGTCCAATCGTCCTGCGGTGTTTGAACCGCAAATCGTGAAGCGCGCCCGCATGATGTCTCCCGAAACCGTAATCCTGACAGATGACTTGTGGGGCGTTTCCCTGCGAGCTTGGATTAGCGGGACGGAACGAGTGAAGGGAAAGAATTATCCGGCTAAAGACTTCAAGAAACTGGTACAGACGGCGCTTACCTCTGGAAATGACATGTTCATGACCACCTTCCCCAAGAAGGGTGTGGATATGATCAACTATTTATCTGTGATGGCGCTGCAGAATGCGAAGTACCGCAAGCGGGTGGAGGAATCCTGCGCTCGCATCCTCAAGATGAAGCATAAAGCAGGTTTAATATGA